A window of the Lactuca sativa cultivar Salinas chromosome 5, Lsat_Salinas_v11, whole genome shotgun sequence genome harbors these coding sequences:
- the LOC111897177 gene encoding two-component response regulator-like APRR2 isoform X1: MVCTANDLLGWKDFPKGLRVLLLDEDIDSANVIKSKLEEMDYVVSAFYSENDALSAISDKSKGFHVAIVEVRAGNEDGRFKFLERAKDLPTIMTSDVNCISTMMKCIALGAVEFLEKPLSEDKLRNIWQHVAHKAFNAGAKDENELLKSEEALIRLEKVGIKQEIIQNKEHNEEVSVESDKYHAPSTPQLKQGMRHVDNEDQTNLSTEKECVEHDGESKFVEITCDDHLVVDNVMETNFSKSLEEGINKPSSNECCPDPKDGKKQNEASEHPISRSSKSGRRKVKVDWSSELHKKFVQAVEQLGVDQAIPSRILELMNVEGLTRHNVASHLQKYRLQRRHILPKESGRKWPQTRHHSTPRNYYPQKPIMAYPPPYHSNQVYPTWPPPHSYPPPPQTWGPPYYPTWHSSVSWLWNPYQETQAETWGCPTIPSHPSFPQNVSQFQSNRTMPNNSFDHYPGDEVIDKVVKEAINKPWLPLPLGLKPPSTESVISELSKQGISTVPPKINGCH; encoded by the exons ATGGTTTGCACTGCAAATGATTTATTAGGGTGGAAAGATTTTCCGAAGGGTCTTAGAGTCTTGCTCCTTGATGAAGATATCGATTCTGCAAATGtaataaaatcaaaacttgaagaaatggaTTATGTTG TTTCTGCTTTCTATAGTGAGAATGATGCATTGTCGGCGATTTCAGACAAATCTAAAGGCTTCCATGTAGCTATAGTAGAG GTGAGAGCAGGTAACGAAGATGGAAGGTTTAAGTTTCTTGAAAGGGCGAAAGATTTGCCTACAATCA TGACTTCAGATGTGAATTGCATCAGTACCATGATGAAGTGCATAGCA CTTGGTGCAGTCGAGTTCCTTGAGAAACCATTGTCCGAAGATAAACTCCGAAACATATGGCAACATGTGGCTCACAAG GCGTTCAATGCAGGAGCTAAGGATGAAAATGAACTGTTGAAATCCGAGGAAGCTTTGATTCGTTTGGAAAAAGTAGGTATAAAGCAAGAAATCATTCAAAATAAAGAACATAATGAGGAGGTATCGGTTGAAAGCGATAAATATCATGCTCCATCGACCCCACAGTTGAAGCAAGGAATGAGGCATGTTGATAATGAAGATCAAACGAATCTCTCAACTGAGAAAGAGTGTGTAGAACATGATGGTGAGTCCAAATTCGTCGAAATTACTTGTGATGATCATTTAGTCGTTGATAATGTTATGGAGACAAACTTCTCAAAGAGTTTGGAAGAGGGAATCAACAAGCCTTCAAGTAATGAATGTTGCCCCGATCCAAAAGATGGTAAGAAGCAAAATGAAGCATCCGAGCATCCCATTTCACGTTCTAGTAAATCTGGTCGAAGAAAGGTCAAG GTAGATTGGAGTAGTGAACTACACAAGAAATTCGTACAAGCCGTGGAGCAACTTGGTGTTGATCAAGCCATACCTTCACGTATATTAGAACTTATGAACGTAGAGGGTTTAACTAGGCATAATGTCGCAAGTCATCTCCAG AAATATAGATTACAACGGAGACATATTTTGCCCAAGGAAAGTGGCCGAAAATGGCCTCAAACTAGACACCATTCAACACCAAGAAACTACTATCCACAAAAGCCCATTATGGCTTACCCTCCTCCATATCATTCAAACCAAGTATATCCTACTTGGCCACCTCCACATAGCTACCCTCCTCCACCTCAGACGTGGGGCCCACCATATTATCCAACATGGCATTCTTCTGTAAGTTGGTTGTGGAATCCCTACCAAGAG ACACAAGCCGAAACTTGGGGCTGCCCAACCATCCCATCTCACCCATCTTTTCCTCAA AATGTTTCACAATTTCAGAGTAACCGAACCATGCCAAATAATTCATTTGACCATTATCCG GGAGATGAAGTCATTGACAAGGTGGTGAAGGAAGCAATAAATAAGCCATGGCTACCATTGCCTTTGGGCCTGAAACCTCCATCTACTGAAAGTGTCATATCAGAGCTTTCCAAACAAGGGATCTCAACCGTTCCTCCCAAAATCAACGGCTGTCATTGA
- the LOC111897177 gene encoding two-component response regulator-like APRR2 isoform X2 yields the protein MVCTANDLLGWKDFPKGLRVLLLDEDIDSANVIKSKLEEMDYVVSAFYSENDALSAISDKSKGFHVAIVEVRAGNEDGRFKFLERAKDLPTIMTSDVNCISTMMKCIALGAVEFLEKPLSEDKLRNIWQHVAHKAFNAGAKDENELLKSEEALIRLEKVGIKQEIIQNKEHNEEVSVESDKYHAPSTPQLKQGMRHVDNEDQTNLSTEKECVEHDGESKFVEITCDDHLVVDNVMETNFSKSLEEGINKPSSNECCPDPKDGKKQNEASEHPISRSSKSGRRKVKVDWSSELHKKFVQAVEQLGVDQAIPSRILELMNVEGLTRHNVASHLQKYRLQRRHILPKESGRKWPQTRHHSTPRNYYPQKPIMAYPPPYHSNQVYPTWPPPHSYPPPPQTWGPPYYPTWHSSVSWLWNPYQETQAETWGCPTIPSHPSFPQGDEVIDKVVKEAINKPWLPLPLGLKPPSTESVISELSKQGISTVPPKINGCH from the exons ATGGTTTGCACTGCAAATGATTTATTAGGGTGGAAAGATTTTCCGAAGGGTCTTAGAGTCTTGCTCCTTGATGAAGATATCGATTCTGCAAATGtaataaaatcaaaacttgaagaaatggaTTATGTTG TTTCTGCTTTCTATAGTGAGAATGATGCATTGTCGGCGATTTCAGACAAATCTAAAGGCTTCCATGTAGCTATAGTAGAG GTGAGAGCAGGTAACGAAGATGGAAGGTTTAAGTTTCTTGAAAGGGCGAAAGATTTGCCTACAATCA TGACTTCAGATGTGAATTGCATCAGTACCATGATGAAGTGCATAGCA CTTGGTGCAGTCGAGTTCCTTGAGAAACCATTGTCCGAAGATAAACTCCGAAACATATGGCAACATGTGGCTCACAAG GCGTTCAATGCAGGAGCTAAGGATGAAAATGAACTGTTGAAATCCGAGGAAGCTTTGATTCGTTTGGAAAAAGTAGGTATAAAGCAAGAAATCATTCAAAATAAAGAACATAATGAGGAGGTATCGGTTGAAAGCGATAAATATCATGCTCCATCGACCCCACAGTTGAAGCAAGGAATGAGGCATGTTGATAATGAAGATCAAACGAATCTCTCAACTGAGAAAGAGTGTGTAGAACATGATGGTGAGTCCAAATTCGTCGAAATTACTTGTGATGATCATTTAGTCGTTGATAATGTTATGGAGACAAACTTCTCAAAGAGTTTGGAAGAGGGAATCAACAAGCCTTCAAGTAATGAATGTTGCCCCGATCCAAAAGATGGTAAGAAGCAAAATGAAGCATCCGAGCATCCCATTTCACGTTCTAGTAAATCTGGTCGAAGAAAGGTCAAG GTAGATTGGAGTAGTGAACTACACAAGAAATTCGTACAAGCCGTGGAGCAACTTGGTGTTGATCAAGCCATACCTTCACGTATATTAGAACTTATGAACGTAGAGGGTTTAACTAGGCATAATGTCGCAAGTCATCTCCAG AAATATAGATTACAACGGAGACATATTTTGCCCAAGGAAAGTGGCCGAAAATGGCCTCAAACTAGACACCATTCAACACCAAGAAACTACTATCCACAAAAGCCCATTATGGCTTACCCTCCTCCATATCATTCAAACCAAGTATATCCTACTTGGCCACCTCCACATAGCTACCCTCCTCCACCTCAGACGTGGGGCCCACCATATTATCCAACATGGCATTCTTCTGTAAGTTGGTTGTGGAATCCCTACCAAGAG ACACAAGCCGAAACTTGGGGCTGCCCAACCATCCCATCTCACCCATCTTTTCCTCAA GGAGATGAAGTCATTGACAAGGTGGTGAAGGAAGCAATAAATAAGCCATGGCTACCATTGCCTTTGGGCCTGAAACCTCCATCTACTGAAAGTGTCATATCAGAGCTTTCCAAACAAGGGATCTCAACCGTTCCTCCCAAAATCAACGGCTGTCATTGA